The Deltaproteobacteria bacterium genome includes the window GCTCATCCCCCTGAAGCAGCAGGGGTTTCAGTCCTTGACCACCGTGTGGCTGTACTAACTTCGACATACCTTTCCTCCTTATCATAAATGTTTACGGCGTCGCGATAAGCCCGTCTACTGCGTTTACCTGATTTCGGTTCGTTGCGGCAAACAAACAGATATGCCGCACGCTTCAAAACCTGCGCGCCTTGTATGCGGGTCTTAGGACTATGCCGTGAAAGATCGATCTTTCCGCCGGCCCATAAGGCGTATGATTGACTACTGCCGATGACTCATCTTGGCATAAACCAGCGCCGTCGTCCGGTAAAAAAGATGGGCGAATTTCGAATAGGGCGCATAGGCAAAGAGATAAAAAACAAGCATCAGATGAACAAAATAGGTCAGCTTTGCCACGAAATTCGGATCATGATTGTCGACCCCCATATACCGGAAGATCTGCGCAAGCAAACCGGTGATCCCCACGAGGAGTACAACGGTCAGAAACCCCCAGTCAAAATAGGTTCCCAAGCCGGACTTCTCGTCCTTGGCCTTCCGGTTGAGATAGAGCAAACCGGCACCCACAATGAGCGCAACCGCACTGATATTCCCGATAAATTTCATCGCCATGAAGAGCATTTTCCCGAAGAGCGTTTCTTCTCCGGTAAAATACATGATGATAAAACCGAGGGTCGTGGTCACAGCCAGACCGATGAAGGCATAAAGTGTCAACTGGTGTGCCGTGGCCCGCTCCCGATTGATATCGCACTCCTTGAACTTGGAATGCGCCAGAACTTCCACAATGACATCCTTCAATCCGCTGATCAAGCTGCCCGAAGGCTGCTCCGGGGAATGTGCCTTCATATCGGCCCACATATTCGTAATCCCTTTGAATGCAGACCAGAGTGCAAAGAGTGCCGCAGAACTAAAGATGATATCGACCAGCCAGGTGTTGATAAAGGTTCCGAATGCGCCCTTGTGCATCAGATGGGGGGGGAGGGCCTTGTTCAGCCCCGGCGTCGCCAGGGCGGCAAGAAAGAGAATCACGGCCGGAATAGCCAGGATCTTCAGAAGCTGACTTTTGTCGTTGACCGCCCGTGCGAAAAACTTCACCGGCGCATAATGCTGGATCGCCTGTTTCCGCACCGCCCCCAGGACCTCTCCG containing:
- a CDS encoding heterodisulfide reductase; the encoded protein is MADTVMVKPDLNFIRELKESGGDTLKQCYQCATCSVICPQSPDDRPFPRKEMIWAGWGLKDKLVSDPDIWLCHHCGDCTTYCPRGAKPGEVLGAVRKQAIQHYAPVKFFARAVNDKSQLLKILAIPAVILFLAALATPGLNKALPPHLMHKGAFGTFINTWLVDIIFSSAALFALWSAFKGITNMWADMKAHSPEQPSGSLISGLKDVIVEVLAHSKFKECDINRERATAHQLTLYAFIGLAVTTTLGFIIMYFTGEETLFGKMLFMAMKFIGNISAVALIVGAGLLYLNRKAKDEKSGLGTYFDWGFLTVVLLVGITGLLAQIFRYMGVDNHDPNFVAKLTYFVHLMLVFYLFAYAPYSKFAHLFYRTTALVYAKMSHRQ